One window of the Trifolium pratense cultivar HEN17-A07 linkage group LG2, ARS_RC_1.1, whole genome shotgun sequence genome contains the following:
- the LOC123908461 gene encoding transcription factor IBH1-like 1: MRNLSSLKKEFLRKWIKGLRKYNSQKKNMNLLERKKAIKLSADLAMASTKDKTTLWRKALFANTSTKIDDEQDMSTTSSTPQKKVIRKNSTNSYPLRKRITGRRKILRRNHTKERVEASFIAMRLVKKRTRKLKSLLPGGKFMDDSCLVDETLDYIESLKAQVEVMRCLVTSSELFINQP; this comes from the coding sequence atGCGAAATTTGAGTTCACTCAAGAAAGAATTTCTAAGGAAATGGATAAAGGGTCTAAGAAAGTACAACTCACAAAAGAAGAACATGAACTTGTTGGAGAGAAAAAAGGCTATAAAGCTATCTGCAGATTTAGCCATGGCTTCCACCAAAGACAAAACTACCCTTTGGAGAAAAGCCCTATTTGCAAATACTTCAACAAAAATAGATGATGAACAAGACATGTCAACAACCTCATCAACACCACAAAAGAAGGTAATAAGAAAAAATTCGACGAATTCGTACCCTCTTAGAAAAAGGATAACTGGAAGGAGAAAGATCTTGAGAAGAAATCATACAAAGGAAAGAGTCGAGGCAAGTTTTATCGCGATGCGGTTGGTTAAGAAGAGAACAAGGAAGCTGAAGAGTTTGTTACCAGGTGGAAAATTCATGGATGATTCTTGTTTGGTTGATGAAACCCTAGATTATATAGAATCTTTGAAAGCTCAAGTTGAAGTAATGAGGTGTCTTGTTACTTCCTCCGAGCTCTTCATTAATCAaccataa